One window from the genome of Gimesia aquarii encodes:
- a CDS encoding peroxiredoxin family protein, whose translation MSTFCCVRKIVLASICLQLVGCSDTPAPVNSPKPASNQTASYGYGGYGGYGDVNDIEFKDAVESNASVEQSFAGLEFIDTDGKPVQLSKFLGNKNLVLVFTRGFGGTICPYCSTQTSRLISNYESFADRNTEVVVVYPLSSDTDIPRWDEFLAVTRKKLSSPETPVPFPVLFDIELKAVNQLGIQRQLSKPATYILDPQGQIRFAYVGSTLADRPSIKAMLEQLDKLNSNKPATEDKPSK comes from the coding sequence ATGTCGACATTCTGTTGTGTTAGGAAGATTGTGTTAGCCAGTATCTGCCTTCAGTTGGTTGGATGCAGCGATACTCCTGCCCCTGTCAACAGTCCCAAACCGGCTAGTAACCAGACTGCATCCTATGGATATGGTGGTTACGGAGGCTACGGCGATGTGAACGACATCGAATTTAAAGATGCTGTTGAGTCTAATGCTTCTGTCGAACAAAGTTTTGCCGGACTTGAGTTCATCGATACTGATGGTAAGCCGGTCCAACTTAGTAAATTTCTTGGTAATAAAAATCTAGTCCTGGTTTTTACGCGCGGTTTTGGAGGCACGATCTGCCCCTACTGTTCCACACAAACTTCGCGTCTTATTTCCAATTATGAGAGCTTTGCCGATCGAAATACTGAAGTTGTCGTTGTCTATCCATTGAGTAGTGATACCGACATCCCGCGTTGGGATGAGTTTCTCGCTGTTACACGTAAGAAACTCTCATCACCAGAGACGCCTGTACCGTTTCCGGTCTTATTCGACATTGAACTAAAAGCGGTCAACCAACTGGGGATTCAGCGCCAGCTATCAAAGCCGGCAACTTACATCCTAGATCCACAGGGACAAATCCGTTTCGCCTATGTTGGTTCTACTTTAGCTGACCGTCCTTCTATCAAAGCGATGCTTGAGCAGCTCGACAAACTCAATTCTAATAAACCAGCTACTGAAGACAAACCGAGCAAATAA
- a CDS encoding cytochrome c peroxidase: protein MYHLRFMILLLLMTTTGWHSDAAELERRLRRPVSLTASDNHKWLYVANQNSGSITIIDAAALSVAKEIDVGGRLTDLAILDDTHLLTLDEKNHQLVLLAGQGTHWKVVSRLDIAQYPIQLQVDRTIKRCFIASLWSRTVTTVDLSRIDHKPLSQKNITAKLQISFEPHKMCLVKERKKLIVAGTFQNKLAIVDTNNLKLTVTKKIPGHNIRGLAISNDGKRVLIAQQELNSLARSTRDDVHWGNMLSNLLVSLSLDDLCHSQADVLKQREVIHLGEPGRAAGDPGPIYITPKGKLIVVLSGVNEIAISNDTNRFDFERVAVGRHPVAAISSSDGHLLVANHFSDSISIIDRNNIKQIERVSLGPQRELSPAERGEMLFFDSQLSHDGWMSCHSCHTDGHSNGQLNDNLSDGSFGAPKRVLSLLGVGETGPWAWDGKVQTLSQQVKNSIQKTMQGTAPSEKQVADLVAYLNTLTLPLVLTELRTAPNETIINRGRQLFQTLDCKRCHVPPLYTSTASYDVGLKDSVGNTRFNPPSLRNVGRQTSFFHDGRALTLKDVFTKYKHQTNRTLTEVELNALLKYLTSL from the coding sequence ATGTATCACCTCCGATTCATGATCTTACTCCTGCTAATGACAACCACAGGATGGCATTCCGACGCTGCAGAATTGGAGCGTCGGCTCAGACGACCTGTGTCATTAACAGCTTCAGACAATCATAAATGGTTGTATGTCGCAAATCAAAATAGTGGCAGCATTACAATAATTGATGCAGCAGCCTTGTCGGTAGCCAAAGAAATTGATGTTGGAGGACGACTCACAGATCTGGCCATACTTGACGACACTCATCTCTTGACATTAGATGAAAAGAATCACCAACTGGTGCTACTGGCAGGTCAAGGGACTCATTGGAAAGTTGTTTCAAGACTGGACATCGCCCAGTATCCCATCCAACTACAGGTAGACCGTACGATAAAACGTTGCTTCATCGCATCGTTATGGTCACGAACTGTGACAACGGTCGACCTGTCAAGAATCGATCACAAACCACTCTCTCAGAAAAATATCACAGCTAAGCTTCAGATCTCTTTCGAACCCCACAAAATGTGCCTGGTTAAAGAGAGAAAGAAGTTGATTGTTGCGGGCACTTTTCAAAATAAATTGGCTATAGTTGATACGAATAACTTGAAATTGACCGTCACAAAGAAAATCCCTGGTCACAATATACGAGGATTGGCGATCAGCAATGATGGAAAACGAGTACTGATAGCACAACAGGAACTGAACTCACTCGCGCGATCCACGCGCGATGATGTGCACTGGGGCAATATGCTCTCTAATCTACTGGTTTCATTGTCTCTTGATGATCTCTGTCATTCACAAGCCGACGTGTTGAAACAACGTGAAGTAATTCACCTGGGTGAGCCAGGCAGAGCAGCTGGAGATCCGGGACCAATTTACATCACGCCGAAAGGGAAATTAATTGTCGTACTTTCCGGTGTGAATGAAATTGCGATCAGTAACGACACAAATCGTTTTGACTTCGAGCGGGTAGCCGTTGGACGACATCCCGTTGCTGCCATTTCATCGTCTGATGGGCACCTGCTCGTCGCTAATCATTTTTCGGATTCCATTTCCATCATTGACAGGAATAACATAAAGCAAATCGAGCGAGTCTCTTTGGGGCCTCAGCGAGAATTGAGTCCTGCCGAACGAGGAGAAATGCTGTTTTTCGACAGCCAACTTTCACATGATGGCTGGATGAGTTGTCACAGCTGCCACACAGATGGCCACTCGAATGGCCAATTGAATGACAACTTAAGCGACGGTTCTTTTGGCGCACCGAAGCGTGTACTGTCCCTGCTCGGAGTAGGAGAAACAGGACCTTGGGCATGGGATGGAAAGGTACAGACTCTTTCACAACAAGTGAAAAATTCGATTCAGAAAACCATGCAGGGGACAGCTCCCTCTGAAAAGCAAGTGGCTGATCTCGTCGCCTACTTGAATACACTGACACTTCCCCTTGTGCTCACTGAATTGAGAACCGCCCCAAATGAAACCATTATCAATCGCGGTCGCCAATTGTTTCAGACGTTGGATTGCAAGCGCTGCCACGTGCCACCATTATACACTTCAACTGCGTCATACGATGTAGGCTTGAAGGACTCGGTTGGGAATACGCGATTCAATCCTCCTTCATTACGTAACGTCGGTCGGCAAACGTCGTTCTTTCATGATGGGAGGGCTCTGACACTAAAAGATGTTTTTACGAAATACAAGCATCAAACGAATCGCACCTTGACCGAGGTTGAACTTAACGCGCTCCTGAAATATCTGACGTCACTTTAA
- a CDS encoding S41 family peptidase, producing the protein MTQKQCCVLILAVGFISNGVFAFTENPENTSRNPKSLEERILTITDVVLQQHIDPPTRQEMILAGVKAIYYADNRQVPKGLSQRISNLTTSDQFIAFLKDVSAEFGKEQNLEAILTKGVLSSLPCGAHLIGAKNNRVQEQLAANRYVGVGIAISLNQHEGYPAIPSVIYNGPAWKAGIKPGTLILKVNDKSMKSKALTHVIQHLRGEAGSEVTISIRQPGSQVSHKVTMTRGRVFIPTVEGSRKISEGEWQYTLDTARDIALFRFRRIGPSTLHELRQIENKLRKENIKGIILDLRSGSGILHDTIIVADSFLDGGVIGHIQSLDSTQKHEARPGALFQSIPLVVLVNKYTSSSHVFLTAALQDNKRAIVVGEPTSGQTYVRSTVSLPNRNDKIVMATALMQRGDGTTLLTPRFRSLPSVSHTFEKTSKLKMKSGFILPDHPLPPSIVNSNIVRRGGNSKRLTTLPPLFEKAIEALKNDHTQVPSATTKRRVNKATSGS; encoded by the coding sequence ATGACTCAAAAACAGTGCTGTGTACTCATTTTAGCTGTAGGCTTCATTTCAAACGGCGTATTTGCTTTTACCGAAAATCCAGAAAACACATCTCGTAATCCCAAGTCATTAGAGGAACGCATTCTGACGATCACTGATGTTGTTTTACAACAACACATTGATCCGCCGACGCGGCAAGAGATGATCCTAGCCGGGGTCAAAGCAATTTACTACGCTGACAACCGTCAAGTCCCTAAAGGATTAAGTCAACGTATTTCTAATTTGACAACATCAGACCAATTCATAGCGTTCTTAAAGGACGTTAGTGCCGAGTTCGGTAAAGAACAGAATCTGGAAGCGATTCTCACAAAAGGGGTGTTGAGTTCTCTGCCCTGTGGAGCGCATTTAATTGGTGCAAAAAACAACAGGGTACAAGAACAACTTGCCGCCAATCGTTACGTGGGCGTCGGTATCGCGATCAGTCTGAATCAACATGAAGGTTACCCAGCAATCCCCTCTGTAATCTATAATGGTCCAGCATGGAAAGCAGGTATTAAGCCTGGTACCTTAATCCTTAAAGTAAATGATAAATCCATGAAATCGAAAGCTCTGACACACGTGATTCAACATCTGCGAGGCGAAGCGGGCTCCGAAGTAACAATTTCTATTCGACAGCCTGGTTCCCAGGTTTCGCACAAAGTAACAATGACACGCGGTCGCGTGTTTATTCCCACGGTCGAAGGTTCTCGAAAGATCTCTGAAGGAGAGTGGCAATATACTCTCGATACAGCCAGGGATATCGCTCTCTTCCGCTTCAGGCGTATCGGCCCCAGCACATTACATGAGTTACGTCAGATTGAAAATAAGCTCCGTAAAGAAAACATCAAAGGAATCATTCTGGATCTCAGATCAGGTAGTGGCATCCTGCATGATACGATCATCGTCGCTGATAGTTTTTTAGACGGCGGGGTTATCGGACATATTCAGTCTTTGGACTCAACCCAAAAACACGAAGCGCGTCCAGGGGCTCTTTTCCAAAGCATACCACTGGTCGTGCTGGTCAATAAATACACAAGTTCTAGTCATGTATTCCTGACTGCTGCTTTACAAGATAATAAACGGGCAATTGTGGTTGGTGAACCAACTTCTGGCCAGACTTATGTCAGGTCGACCGTCTCCCTTCCGAACCGAAATGATAAAATTGTCATGGCGACTGCCTTGATGCAACGTGGTGATGGAACGACACTCCTCACTCCTCGTTTTCGCTCATTGCCTTCAGTGAGTCACACCTTCGAGAAGACATCAAAGCTAAAGATGAAATCTGGTTTCATACTACCCGACCATCCTCTTCCCCCTAGCATTGTTAATTCAAACATAGTGAGAAGGGGTGGAAATAGTAAGAGACTTACTACATTACCACCATTATTTGAAAAGGCGATTGAAGCTCTAAAAAATGACCATACTCAAGTTCCCTCTGCTACTACAAAGCGAAGAGTGAACAAGGCTACTTCTGGATCATAA
- a CDS encoding sulfatase family protein yields the protein MYRRNKNEKLIKFFLRFTFCLFYSSPVVSIAATPPNILLIVSEDNGPELGCYGDPYAQTPHLDRLASEGVRFENAFVPYSVCSPSRACFLTGLYPHQNGQIGLATHKFATYNSDIPNFVTLLKSNGYHTGLIGKLHVNPESAFPFDTHTIRGANFNRKQTVTDYAKEAAAFFVASKGKPWFLSVNFPDAHLPFIRKINGRPTKPVSEKDVKPMPWVGVNTPRLRKQVANYYNCLARLDEGVGLLLFELDKSGQSANTIVFYFGDHGAQFPRGKGTVYEGGLRVPLIIRWPGVAKAGQVRKELISTIDILPTALKAASIKAPTNLPGWDLKPLLINSKPSQWRQYLFGFTTGSFPRNSFIQHSLRDARYKLISSPRPGTENLDAGSYLDETHPHFVISGATAKDQSTANESVKQAFALWSRPPRYELYDLQKDPYEWNNLADDPAHAEIKSRLIKALIDLQERTRDPFLDQKNVDAFVKEQLANRDMKYRKQKNFRWSYLETFPQWRALE from the coding sequence ATGTATCGTCGCAATAAAAATGAGAAACTCATTAAGTTTTTCTTGAGATTTACGTTTTGTTTATTCTATAGTTCACCTGTTGTTTCGATTGCGGCAACGCCACCAAATATTCTACTGATTGTTTCTGAAGACAACGGGCCTGAGTTGGGGTGTTATGGAGATCCTTATGCCCAAACACCACATCTGGATCGATTGGCTTCAGAAGGTGTTCGCTTTGAGAACGCGTTTGTACCTTACTCGGTCTGCTCCCCCTCACGTGCCTGTTTTCTGACCGGACTGTATCCTCATCAGAATGGTCAGATCGGTTTAGCAACCCATAAGTTTGCAACTTACAATTCGGACATACCAAACTTTGTGACTCTACTTAAATCAAACGGTTATCATACTGGATTGATTGGGAAACTACATGTGAATCCTGAATCGGCATTTCCCTTCGATACGCACACAATACGCGGGGCGAATTTTAATCGCAAACAGACTGTCACAGATTACGCTAAAGAGGCGGCTGCATTTTTCGTAGCATCCAAAGGCAAACCATGGTTTCTTTCTGTAAACTTCCCTGATGCTCACTTACCATTCATTCGAAAGATTAACGGACGCCCAACGAAACCTGTTTCAGAGAAGGATGTGAAACCCATGCCCTGGGTGGGTGTGAATACACCGAGACTGCGCAAACAGGTGGCGAATTATTATAACTGTCTCGCACGGCTTGACGAGGGCGTAGGCTTGTTGCTTTTCGAATTGGATAAATCCGGGCAGTCAGCTAACACCATTGTCTTTTATTTCGGTGATCATGGCGCCCAATTCCCCCGCGGCAAAGGAACCGTTTACGAGGGTGGTCTGCGTGTCCCTCTTATTATTCGCTGGCCCGGAGTGGCAAAAGCGGGGCAAGTTCGAAAGGAACTCATTTCCACCATCGATATACTGCCGACAGCACTGAAAGCCGCAAGTATCAAAGCGCCCACAAATCTACCTGGCTGGGATTTAAAACCTTTGCTTATCAACTCCAAACCGTCTCAGTGGCGTCAATACCTCTTCGGTTTCACGACCGGTTCTTTTCCTCGAAACTCTTTCATCCAGCATTCTCTGCGAGATGCGCGCTATAAATTAATCTCAAGTCCGAGACCTGGTACAGAAAACCTCGATGCGGGTAGCTATCTTGACGAAACACACCCACATTTTGTTATTTCGGGTGCGACAGCCAAAGACCAGTCGACAGCAAATGAATCTGTGAAGCAGGCATTTGCGCTCTGGTCGCGACCGCCGCGTTATGAATTGTACGATCTGCAGAAAGATCCGTACGAGTGGAATAACCTGGCCGATGATCCCGCACATGCTGAGATTAAATCGCGACTCATCAAAGCTCTCATTGATCTACAGGAACGCACTCGAGATCCTTTTCTCGATCAGAAAAACGTCGATGCGTTTGTCAAAGAACAACTGGCTAACCGCGATATGAAATACCGTAAGCAGAAAAATTTTCGCTGGTCGTATCTCGAAACCTTTCCGCAATGGCGCGCATTGGAATAA
- a CDS encoding RNA polymerase sigma factor, with the protein MKSINSNDLKEITDAKLIQLSGQGDQNAYGQIVERYQSLVCSVAYNRCGNLAQSEDLAQDAFILAWQKLSDLKDISKFKAWICTIVRNLANRSSQRPGRSVTRATHLDAVPDIPAETESPSERAVSVEEEKLAWQALADIPETYREPLVLFYREEQSVARVAEALDLSEDAVKQRLSRGRKMVQQHLAAVVASALSDSKPTKLFTGAVLLGLSGAVTKPAAAAGVTTATTTVAKTVTDTVVKSAVGAGAASGWSSLFLGPLLNLPVIAWLTKLAVDETRSERERELLRRGFLFAFCGLLALIAALVSSIWWQQYIEPPSLRAMIPATMMVLFLIPWVLYCRKMGKQIERIRKEEGIDTPLRPLIESGQNGSIVFKIFGVFCLSALLVMTIPAILPLIAKDWLILAVMAISAICVSFIAAQLSQRFPKYSFQLYGTSNGVTALIAIGIVFWRWNVWQPSFANFMLWFVSVISAVNLVSIILTTIAWKRVYGKPKSSGGKI; encoded by the coding sequence ATGAAATCAATCAATTCTAACGACTTGAAAGAGATAACCGACGCCAAACTCATTCAGCTTTCCGGGCAAGGCGATCAAAATGCCTATGGTCAGATTGTTGAACGCTACCAGTCGCTTGTTTGTTCTGTCGCATACAACCGCTGTGGTAATCTCGCGCAAAGTGAAGATCTGGCTCAAGATGCCTTCATTTTAGCCTGGCAAAAACTGAGCGACTTGAAAGACATCAGTAAATTCAAGGCCTGGATCTGCACGATCGTCCGTAATCTGGCTAATCGATCGTCACAACGACCAGGACGTAGCGTTACCCGCGCAACACATCTCGATGCGGTTCCTGATATTCCTGCAGAAACAGAATCTCCGAGTGAGCGAGCAGTGAGCGTGGAAGAAGAAAAGTTGGCATGGCAAGCTTTGGCTGATATACCTGAGACGTATCGTGAGCCGTTAGTTCTGTTCTATCGTGAAGAGCAATCGGTCGCGCGTGTGGCAGAAGCATTGGACCTGTCCGAGGATGCCGTGAAGCAGCGATTATCGCGAGGCCGGAAAATGGTACAACAACATCTGGCAGCGGTTGTTGCATCGGCACTCTCCGATTCGAAACCGACAAAACTGTTTACAGGAGCTGTTTTGTTAGGACTGTCAGGAGCAGTGACAAAGCCAGCGGCCGCGGCTGGGGTTACAACCGCGACGACAACTGTGGCAAAAACAGTGACTGATACAGTAGTGAAATCCGCTGTGGGTGCTGGGGCAGCGAGTGGATGGAGTAGTCTTTTTCTAGGCCCACTTTTGAATCTGCCCGTGATCGCATGGTTAACCAAGCTGGCAGTTGATGAAACTCGTTCAGAACGCGAGCGAGAATTGTTGCGGCGTGGTTTCTTGTTCGCGTTTTGTGGTCTTCTGGCCCTTATTGCAGCTCTTGTATCGTCGATTTGGTGGCAGCAATACATCGAGCCTCCCTCATTGCGTGCGATGATCCCAGCTACGATGATGGTTTTGTTTTTAATACCCTGGGTTCTGTATTGTCGGAAAATGGGAAAACAAATCGAACGTATTCGTAAAGAAGAGGGAATTGATACTCCATTAAGGCCGCTAATCGAATCGGGTCAAAATGGATCAATTGTCTTTAAAATATTCGGAGTCTTCTGTCTCAGCGCGCTATTGGTGATGACGATTCCCGCCATCTTGCCACTGATAGCAAAAGATTGGCTGATCTTAGCAGTGATGGCAATCTCAGCGATTTGCGTCAGTTTCATTGCGGCCCAACTGAGCCAGCGCTTTCCAAAGTACTCATTTCAGTTATACGGAACGAGTAATGGTGTCACAGCACTGATAGCGATTGGGATTGTGTTTTGGAGATGGAATGTTTGGCAACCATCATTTGCTAATTTCATGTTATGGTTTGTGAGTGTTATATCAGCCGTAAATCTAGTTTCCATAATTTTAACCACTATTGCCTGGAAAAGGGTCTATGGTAAACCAAAGTCGTCGGGTGGAAAAATTTAA